One Deltaproteobacteria bacterium genomic window carries:
- a CDS encoding RNA polymerase sigma factor, producing MAIDSREDRQLITAAQANPAAFSFIFSRYYGAIFRSCILRTGDPGEAEDLAMDVFTEALAALPRYRWDGRPLLAWLFAIARNRNVSNVRKRAVRAQVIEGESASTRNGLDEACLDARRVLGKLDAPTAEALVLRFVVGCSFDEIAELQGIALSAAKMRVYRAIAKARRLMGVDDEG from the coding sequence ATGGCGATTGACTCACGCGAAGACCGTCAGTTGATCACCGCGGCGCAGGCGAACCCCGCGGCCTTCAGCTTCATCTTCTCACGTTACTACGGCGCAATCTTTCGCTCCTGCATCCTTCGCACCGGCGATCCGGGCGAGGCCGAGGATCTCGCCATGGACGTGTTCACCGAAGCCTTGGCCGCGCTGCCACGCTATCGCTGGGACGGACGGCCGTTGCTGGCGTGGCTGTTCGCGATTGCCCGCAATCGCAACGTGTCGAACGTCCGCAAACGAGCGGTGCGGGCACAGGTGATCGAGGGCGAGAGCGCGAGTACACGCAACGGGCTCGACGAGGCGTGCCTCGATGCCCGCCGCGTGCTGGGAAAACTCGATGCGCCAACCGCCGAGGCGTTAGTGCTGCGCTTTGTCGTCGGCTGCTCGTTCGACGAGATCGCCGAACTGCAGGGCATCGCGTTGTCGGCGGCGAAGATGCGCGTCTATCGCGCCATCGCCAAGGCGCGCCGTCTCATGGGAGTTGACGATGAAGGGTGA
- a CDS encoding anti-sigma factor: MTHEQIYADLSSYALGALDAHEREEITAHLAAGCVGCERELASWRELVGVIALGGQDAPPPNLKLALFERVRASGAGARPPATVVSLRRWPLVALALAATALLAIGIARDVQWRGTLNGQQQMVAQLRADLTAAHGNLDRVAQQLTAQEKDLTSLRAVLAAAQESLAIVQAPGLRLVRLKEAPQAQPGDGHVLISANGRALFYAFDLKPLPPEKAYELWWITEKEGPINAGVFRPDERGLGRIEVAVPTGAGAVQAAAVTIEPAAGVPKPTGPMILLGNI; the protein is encoded by the coding sequence ATGACGCACGAACAGATTTACGCCGACCTCTCATCGTATGCGCTCGGTGCGCTCGATGCCCACGAACGGGAGGAGATCACCGCCCACCTCGCCGCCGGTTGCGTGGGGTGTGAGCGCGAGCTGGCAAGTTGGCGCGAGCTGGTCGGCGTGATTGCGCTGGGCGGACAGGATGCGCCGCCGCCCAATCTCAAGCTGGCGTTGTTCGAGCGCGTACGTGCGAGTGGTGCCGGCGCGCGACCACCGGCCACAGTGGTGTCCCTCCGCCGCTGGCCGCTGGTCGCGTTGGCGCTGGCGGCAACCGCGCTGCTGGCGATCGGCATTGCGCGCGACGTCCAATGGCGCGGCACGCTGAACGGGCAGCAGCAAATGGTGGCGCAGTTGCGCGCGGATCTGACCGCAGCGCACGGCAACCTGGATCGCGTCGCGCAGCAACTGACGGCGCAGGAGAAGGACCTGACCTCACTGCGTGCGGTGCTGGCCGCAGCGCAAGAATCGCTCGCGATCGTCCAAGCCCCCGGCTTGCGTCTAGTGCGGCTCAAGGAAGCCCCGCAGGCGCAACCGGGCGACGGCCACGTGCTCATCAGCGCCAACGGTCGCGCCCTGTTCTACGCCTTCGATCTCAAGCCGCTGCCCCCAGAGAAGGCGTACGAGCTGTGGTGGATCACCGAGAAGGAAGGCCCGATCAACGCCGGCGTGTTCCGTCCCGACGAGCGTGGCCTCGGCCGTATCGAGGTGGCAGTGCCGACCGGGGCCGGGGCGGTTCAAGCAGCGGCGGTTACCATCGAGCCCGCCGCCGGCGTTCCCAAACCGACCGGACCGATGATCCTGCTCGGAAACATTTGA
- a CDS encoding cupin domain-containing protein, whose translation MRPDHSLEDAQEQAALYALGALRGEDAQVFEAHLASGCEICAAEVRTFNAVTAELGRAARPQTPPAAARACVLVQATEASGATVTENAGVRIVRSAGLQWNAGNAPAVEIKTLHVDGERGYSTKLVRMAPGATLIAHRHTDVEESYVIEGDLLVAGELMRAGDYCRAEPGSVHEGVSTIHGCVFIAVQSQRDEWLTA comes from the coding sequence ATGAGACCCGACCACTCGCTTGAAGACGCGCAAGAGCAGGCCGCATTGTACGCGTTGGGTGCCCTGCGTGGCGAGGACGCGCAGGTGTTCGAGGCGCACCTCGCCAGCGGGTGCGAGATCTGCGCAGCCGAAGTGCGCACCTTCAATGCCGTCACTGCGGAACTCGGACGTGCGGCCCGCCCCCAGACACCGCCCGCGGCCGCCCGCGCGTGCGTGCTAGTACAGGCGACTGAGGCAAGCGGCGCGACCGTGACCGAGAACGCCGGCGTCCGCATCGTCCGCTCCGCCGGGTTGCAATGGAATGCAGGCAATGCCCCCGCCGTTGAGATCAAGACCCTGCACGTCGATGGCGAACGCGGCTACAGCACCAAGCTCGTGCGCATGGCACCGGGTGCGACGCTGATCGCCCACCGCCACACCGATGTCGAAGAATCGTACGTGATCGAGGGCGACCTGCTGGTCGCGGGTGAATTGATGCGAGCCGGCGACTACTGCCGCGCCGAGCCGGGTTCGGTCCACGAGGGCGTCTCGACGATCCACGGCTGCGTCTTCATCGCCGTGCAGTCGCAGCGCGACGAGTGGCTCACAGCCTAG
- a CDS encoding sigma-70 family RNA polymerase sigma factor: protein MPLRRMHWAESPERAVKESESIAIVRRAAAGDHAALAELYDSTSAMVFGLAVRILNDRTAAEDIVVEVYAQAWRSAKAYDPSRGTPSSWLMTLTRSRAIDLLRARRRDQASEPLDAASAVPSAEPEPEDATIAVEQQRFVRRALAGLSVEQREAIELAYFAGLSHTEIAAKLRQPLGTVKTRIRLGMLRLREQLAPLAPGTLAVGKEVGQ, encoded by the coding sequence ATGCCGTTACGACGTATGCATTGGGCGGAGTCACCGGAGCGGGCGGTCAAGGAGTCCGAATCGATTGCGATCGTCCGTCGCGCCGCCGCCGGTGATCACGCCGCGCTTGCCGAGTTGTACGACTCCACCAGCGCGATGGTGTTCGGCTTGGCGGTGCGTATTTTGAACGATCGCACGGCGGCCGAAGACATCGTAGTCGAGGTCTACGCCCAAGCCTGGCGCAGCGCCAAGGCGTATGACCCCAGTCGCGGGACACCGTCGTCGTGGTTGATGACGCTGACCCGCAGTCGCGCCATCGATCTCCTGCGCGCGCGTCGTCGCGACCAGGCCAGCGAACCGCTCGACGCGGCCAGTGCCGTTCCCTCTGCCGAACCGGAGCCCGAGGACGCGACCATTGCGGTTGAACAGCAGCGGTTCGTGCGCCGCGCGTTGGCGGGCCTGAGCGTCGAGCAGCGCGAAGCCATCGAGCTTGCGTACTTCGCCGGCCTCAGTCATACCGAAATCGCCGCGAAGCTCCGGCAGCCTCTAGGGACCGTGAAGACACGCATCCGCTTGGGTATGCTGCGCTTACGTGAACAGCTCGCGCCATTGGCGCCGGGAACGTTGGCAGTTGGTAAGGAAGTTGGACAATGA
- a CDS encoding sigma-70 family RNA polymerase sigma factor: MEAQELALALGRGEQHALAELYDRFGGAVYHLALRITRDPSTAEEICLDAFLQLWRQAARFNANHGSVQSWLFTIARSRAIDRIRAAGAAKRTEVEDPIPVNAVQQPDETAEFAERRELVREAIATLPAVQRTALELAYYEGLSHSQIANRLNEPLGTVKTRIRQAMIALRQTLAPVLSVTS; the protein is encoded by the coding sequence GTGGAAGCGCAGGAACTCGCGCTCGCGCTTGGTCGCGGCGAGCAGCACGCATTGGCCGAACTCTACGACCGCTTTGGCGGCGCGGTGTATCATCTCGCGTTGCGCATCACCCGCGATCCGAGTACGGCGGAGGAGATCTGCCTCGATGCCTTTCTCCAACTGTGGCGGCAAGCCGCGCGCTTCAATGCCAACCACGGGAGCGTCCAGAGTTGGCTGTTCACCATCGCGCGCAGTCGCGCGATCGATCGTATCCGCGCGGCCGGTGCGGCGAAGCGCACGGAAGTCGAGGACCCGATTCCGGTGAATGCGGTGCAGCAACCCGACGAAACGGCCGAGTTTGCCGAGCGCCGCGAATTGGTGCGTGAGGCGATCGCCACCTTACCGGCGGTGCAACGCACGGCGCTTGAATTGGCGTACTATGAAGGACTATCGCACTCGCAGATCGCAAATCGTCTCAATGAACCTCTCGGTACTGTGAAGACAAGGATCCGACAAGCCATGATCGCGCTGCGGCAAACGCTGGCGCCGGTTTTGTCGGTCACATCATGA